A section of the Solea solea chromosome 17, fSolSol10.1, whole genome shotgun sequence genome encodes:
- the LOC131443764 gene encoding kinesin-like protein KIF3C, whose amino-acid sequence MSKNKSSESVKVVVRLRPLNRKEESNGPAGGIVQMDLGLGQVILRNPRAPASEPQKTFTFDGVYDANSKQRDLYDESVRPLIDSVLAGFNGTIFAYGQTGTGKTYTMQGAWMDPEKRGVIPNAFDHIFTHISRSQSDRQYLVRASYLEIYREEVRDLLDPNHGTARALELRERPETGVYVQDLTSCVCKSIKEIEEVMNVGNQARAVGATDMNEHSSRSHALFLITVECSQPGPDGRKHIRVGRLNLVDLAGSERQAKTGVQGERLKEAAKINLSLSALGNVISALADGRSSHVPYRDSKLTRLLQDSLGGNAKTVMVATLGPAPQHYDETLTTLRYANRAKNIQNQPRVNEDPKDALLREFQNEIARLRAQLNHRKWRSKQKKEQVEGDGDESWERDGDEETEDEDLEVEKDAEDYVKLEEQRLERETEAIRGDQFMLAEEKQRLLGEKERMMGDLRKEQEATEQLTAKYKAMESKLLVGGKNIMDHTNEQQKMLEMKQQEITEQTRREREMHQQMLAQDEETLELRETFTSLQQEVEAKTKKLKKLYAKLQCIKAEIQDVNDEHVRSRQELEQTQNELTRELKFKYLIIENFIPPEEKNKIMNRLTFDTEEDQWKFQPLVPAESKSSQMKKRPSSAVGYKRPITQYARVAIAMGALSRYRAENIMFLELDMTPPNAASLDRWTEAEPNQSSSVDSSPTKDRGVHKSRSWCQNPKSIPSSSSNVSLSACHTAAAAAQ is encoded by the exons atgtcaaaaaataaaagcagcgaGTCAGTGAAGGTGGTTGTGCGATTGCGCCCTTTGAACCGCAAAGAGGAGTCCAACGGGCCTGCAGGGGGCATCGTGCAGATGGACCTGGGGCTCGGACAGGTGATCCTCAGGAACCCTCGAGCACCGGCCAGCGAGCCCCAGAAAACGTTCACGTTTGACGGCGTTTACGACGCAAACTCCAAGCAGCGAGACCTGTACGACGAGAGCGTGAGGCCCCTGATCGACTCGGTGCTCGCAGGGTTCAATGGCACGATATTTGCGTACGGGCAAACTGGAACCGGAAAGACGTACACCATGCAGGGCGCATGGATGGATCCGGAGAAACGCGGCGTGATCCCCAACGCTTTTGACCACATCTTCACTCACATCTCCCGCTCGCAGTCAGACAGGCAGTACCTGGTGCGGGCGTCCTACCTCGAGATCTATCGTGAGGAGGTTCGGGATCTCCTCGACCCCAACCACGGCACTGCCAGAGCCCTGGAGCTCAGGGAGAGACCAGAAACCGGAGTGTACGTCCAAGATCTCACGTCATGTGTTTGCAAGAGCATCAAGGAGATCGAGGAGGTGATGAACGTGGGGAACCAGGCGAGGGCGGTTGGGGCAACAGACATGAATGAACACTCCTCGAGGTCTCACGCCTTGTTCCTGATCACGGTCGAGTGCAGCCAACCTGGACCAGATGGGAGAAAGCACATTCGAGTTGGACGCCTGAATCTGGTAGATTTGGCTGGCAGCGAACGCCAAGCCAAGACTGGCGTCCAGGGTGAACGTCTGAAAGAAGCCGCCAAGATCAACCTCTCCCTGTCCGCTCTGGGGAACGTGATTTCAGCGCTAGCAGATGGACGTAGCAGCCACGTGCCTTACCGGGACTCCAAGCTGACCAGGCTGCTGCAGGACTCTTTAGGTGGGAACGCAAAGACAGTGATGGTCGCCACTCTGGGCCCAGCCCCCCAGCACTACGACGAAACCCTCACCACCCTACGCTACGCCAACCGGGCCAAGAACATCCAGAACCAACCGAGAGTCAACGAGGACCCCAAGGACGCCCTACTGCGCGAGTTCCAGAACGAGATCGCTCGCCTCCGCGCTCAGCTCaaccacaggaagtggaggagCAAACAGAAGAAGGAGCAGGTGGAGGGCGACGGTGATGAGAGCTGGGAGAGAGACGGGGACGAAGAGACGGAGGATGAGGATCTGGAGGTGGAGAAGGACGCAGAGGACTACGTGAAGCTGGAGGAGCAGCGTTTGGAGAGGGAGACGGAGGCCATCAGGGGAGATCAATTCATGTTGGCCGAGGAGAAGCAAAGGCTGctgggagagaaggagaggatgaTGGGCGACCTGAGGAAGGAGCAGGAAGCCACCGAGCAGCTGACGGCCAAGTACAAG GCGATGGAGAGTAAACTGCTGGTCGGTGGAAAGAACATCATGGATCACACCAACGAGCAGCAGAAGATGCTGGAGATGAAGCAGCAGGAGATCACTGAGCAG ACCCGTCGGGAGCGAGAGATGCATCAGCAGATGTTGGCGCAGGACGAGGAGACGCTGGAGCTGCGGGAGACGTTCACGTCCCTGCAACAGGAGGTGGAGGCCAAGACCAAGAAACTCAAGAAG cTGTATGCTAAGCTCCAGTGCATCAAAGCGGAGATCCAGGACGTGAACGACGAGCACGTGAGGAGCCGACAGGAGCTGGAGCAAACTCAGAACGAGCTCACCAGAGAACTCAAGTTCAA GTACCTGATCATAGAGAACTTCATTCCTCCGGAGGAGAAGAATAAGATCATGAACAGACTGACCTTTGACACCGAGGAGGATCAGTGGAAGTTCCAGCCTCTGGTTCCTGCTGAAAG TAAATCCTCACAGATGAAGAAAAGGCCGTCGTCTGCCGTCGGTTACAAGCGACCCATCACCCAGTACGCCAGGGTTGCCATAGCGATGGGAGCCCTCTCCAGATACAGA gCAGAGAACATCATGTTTCTGGAGCTGGACATGACTCCTCCAAACGCCGCCTCGCTCGATCGCTGGACGGAGGCGGAGCCAAACCAAAGTTCCTCTGTGGACAGCTCGCCCACCAAGGACAGAGGCGTCCACAAGTCTCGCTCCTG GTGTCAGAATCCTAAATCCATCCCTTCGTCCTCCTCTAATGTTTCCTTGTCGGCGTGTcacaccgccgccgccgcagcaCAGTAA